The Methanobacterium alcaliphilum genome has a window encoding:
- a CDS encoding EamA family transporter: MNYYIFAMLTAFCFGLAPIFGKLGLESVNPVIALSIRSFIISGIMLFWLILNKDVSPLIDVSMTGWTFIALEGIFAALLGQLFYYYALKSGDASVVVPLIAIFPLFTFIAAVLFLGDKFSLTKIGGIISVVVGVILLRL, encoded by the coding sequence GTGAATTATTATATCTTCGCCATGCTAACGGCTTTTTGTTTTGGACTTGCCCCCATATTTGGAAAATTAGGTTTAGAAAGCGTTAATCCGGTAATTGCACTATCTATTCGAAGTTTCATTATAAGTGGAATTATGCTATTCTGGTTAATATTAAACAAGGATGTTAGTCCGCTTATTGATGTCAGTATGACTGGATGGACTTTTATTGCATTGGAAGGTATCTTTGCTGCGCTTTTAGGTCAATTATTTTATTATTATGCTCTTAAATCTGGAGATGCGTCTGTTGTAGTCCCTTTAATAGCTATATTTCCATTATTCACGTTCATTGCAGCCGTTCTATTTTTAGGAGATAAATTTTCCCTAACAAAAATAGGTGGAATAATTTCGGTTGTTGTTGGGGTAATTTTATTAAGACTATAA
- a CDS encoding phosphate signaling complex PhoU family protein has translation MIGVILENKLSALSQEVLGYSEQTADRINDSVNSFLDGDLGKARNIIELTATVNEKSHKIEHECLKILGLHQPVAKDLRMGAAVLRTSIELERINILAAYIARYAIDANQNSRNPYKPPHLNFMSQSVQGMLKDAMGALISQDIQLLKRSTKNYVTIQDFYNQMFAQYDDDSLASSSTYLMLVGRNLLSMGHHVMGMADRIAYMIVGKRVMHHKVFYNVLMR, from the coding sequence TTGATTGGAGTTATTCTTGAAAATAAACTATCTGCATTAAGCCAAGAAGTTCTGGGATATAGTGAACAGACCGCTGATAGAATAAATGACTCAGTAAACAGTTTTTTAGATGGAGATCTTGGAAAAGCAAGGAATATTATAGAATTAACAGCTACTGTAAATGAAAAAAGTCATAAAATAGAACATGAATGTCTTAAAATTTTAGGACTCCACCAACCTGTAGCTAAGGATCTGCGTATGGGTGCAGCAGTGCTTAGAACATCTATTGAATTAGAGCGAATAAACATTCTAGCAGCTTATATTGCTAGATATGCAATAGATGCTAATCAAAATTCTCGTAACCCTTATAAACCACCCCATTTAAATTTCATGTCCCAATCGGTTCAGGGAATGCTTAAAGATGCTATGGGAGCGTTAATAAGTCAGGATATTCAACTCCTCAAAAGGTCCACAAAAAACTATGTCACTATCCAAGATTTTTATAACCAGATGTTTGCCCAGTATGATGATGATTCATTAGCCAGTTCATCCACTTATCTGATGTTAGTGGGCCGAAATCTGTTGAGTATGGGGCACCATGTAATGGGGATGGCGGACAGAATAGCTTACATGATTGTAGGAAAAAGAGTAATGCACCATAAAGTGTTTTATAATGTTTTAATGCGATAA
- a CDS encoding dihydropteroate synthase-like protein, with amino-acid sequence MKVLIVTGKLANPLVQSISKKSKQNVEIHVVNNPIAAFLTPQKISKELQSNSEIDLGSIDLIIIPGLIRKDASFIKEKLGVSAVKGPTDAADLQIVLDMLDDIELSPKTSADRLIEEEQRKKALEFIENFEKNEENKSKLLKKQDNIMVGNLPVGKDFPMRVLAEIANAPFLTKGDLIKRTEYFIKSGADMVDIGMVAGEDLSHKIPEMVETLKNKFKNTPISIDTLNPVEIESAVESGVDMVLSLDHGNCDSVLPLIEEKQIPAVILPTNFQEAWVPETVDGRVKSLEELRKKCRKIDVIADPILDPINSSSIVDSLRACQDFHQKNPEPLFFGIGNVTELLDTDSVGVNSLLSGIAMELEASILFTPEESGKTLRSVYELAVSSKMMFLARNRGSVPKDLGINLVVFKDKRKLEKMEIELDVPIVKATGDQKFVQDRAGSFKIMVDDNQIKVVHYKKMEPTMVIVGQTAKKIYGELLKLNLISRLEHATYMGAELQKAEIALITNKNYTQDFELFKKPFEIEKEF; translated from the coding sequence ATGAAAGTTCTTATAGTCACGGGAAAACTTGCAAATCCTCTTGTACAGAGTATTTCTAAAAAATCTAAGCAAAATGTAGAGATTCATGTAGTAAATAATCCCATAGCTGCGTTTTTAACTCCTCAAAAAATTAGTAAAGAACTTCAATCTAATTCAGAAATAGATTTGGGGTCTATTGACCTGATTATTATCCCGGGGTTGATACGCAAAGACGCCAGTTTCATTAAGGAGAAACTAGGTGTTAGTGCAGTCAAAGGCCCGACTGATGCTGCAGATTTGCAAATTGTCTTGGATATGCTTGATGATATAGAACTTTCACCTAAAACTTCTGCAGACAGATTAATCGAAGAAGAACAGCGAAAAAAAGCCCTGGAATTCATTGAAAACTTTGAAAAGAATGAAGAAAACAAATCAAAACTTCTTAAAAAACAGGATAATATTATGGTGGGTAATCTTCCTGTTGGGAAGGATTTTCCAATGAGGGTACTTGCAGAAATTGCAAATGCTCCTTTTTTAACTAAAGGAGACCTAATTAAAAGGACAGAATATTTTATCAAAAGCGGAGCAGACATGGTAGATATTGGGATGGTCGCGGGTGAAGATTTATCTCATAAAATCCCTGAAATGGTGGAAACACTCAAAAACAAATTTAAAAACACCCCTATAAGTATCGACACTTTAAATCCTGTTGAAATAGAAAGTGCTGTTGAATCCGGGGTGGATATGGTACTGAGTTTGGACCATGGTAACTGCGACTCAGTTCTTCCTTTAATTGAAGAAAAACAGATTCCTGCTGTTATATTACCTACTAACTTTCAAGAAGCGTGGGTTCCTGAAACAGTGGATGGTAGGGTAAAATCACTTGAGGAACTTCGTAAAAAATGTAGAAAAATTGATGTTATTGCTGATCCCATATTGGACCCAATTAATAGTAGCAGCATAGTAGATTCCCTAAGGGCATGCCAAGATTTCCACCAAAAAAATCCAGAACCCCTATTTTTTGGAATTGGGAACGTTACTGAACTTTTAGATACTGATTCTGTTGGAGTTAATTCTCTCTTATCGGGTATTGCTATGGAATTAGAAGCCAGCATTCTGTTTACTCCTGAAGAAAGTGGTAAAACATTAAGAAGTGTCTATGAATTAGCGGTCTCTTCTAAAATGATGTTTTTAGCCAGAAATAGAGGTTCAGTTCCTAAAGACTTGGGTATAAACTTAGTTGTTTTTAAGGATAAGAGAAAACTCGAAAAGATGGAAATTGAATTAGATGTCCCTATTGTTAAAGCCACGGGAGATCAAAAATTTGTACAGGATAGAGCTGGAAGTTTCAAGATAATGGTGGATGACAATCAAATAAAAGTAGTTCATTATAAAAAAATGGAACCGACTATGGTCATAGTAGGTCAAACAGCCAAAAAAATTTATGGCGAACTACTCAAGTTAAATTTAATTAGCAGATTGGAGCACGCGACATATATGGGTGCTGAATTACAAAAGGCAGAAATTGCTTTAATCACCAATAAAAATTACACTCAAGACTTTGAATTATTTAAAAAGCCATTTGAAATAGAAAAAGAATTTTAA
- a CDS encoding fumarate hydratase gives MISTKRIEDTICQLFQTAVINLPSDVKSALQEAYEKEESELGLLNLKAILDNIDMAEKMEIPMCQDTGLPIIFVKMGPVEVEDLYQGIKNGVEKATEEIPLRPNVVNPISRKNTGTNIGKEIPQIDIELIEENHLELTVFPKGFGSENNNALKMALPGEGIDGIKKFVVETVIKAQGKPCPPVVVGVGVGGSSDMAMKMAKKALLGKLGQRNQDKLIAQLEEKILAEINQSGIGPMGLGGKTTALDVKILTADTHTAGLPIGVCIQCWADRHATAILKP, from the coding sequence ATGATATCTACAAAAAGGATAGAAGATACCATTTGCCAATTATTCCAAACAGCTGTTATCAATTTGCCGTCAGATGTTAAATCTGCGCTTCAAGAAGCTTATGAAAAAGAAGAAAGTGAGCTTGGCCTTTTAAATTTGAAGGCAATTCTGGATAATATTGATATGGCAGAAAAAATGGAGATTCCTATGTGCCAGGATACAGGACTTCCCATAATTTTTGTGAAAATGGGGCCTGTGGAAGTTGAGGATCTTTACCAAGGGATAAAAAATGGGGTAGAAAAAGCAACTGAAGAAATACCCCTTAGGCCAAATGTGGTAAATCCAATTAGTAGAAAAAACACAGGGACCAATATTGGAAAAGAAATACCCCAAATAGACATAGAACTGATTGAAGAAAACCATTTGGAACTTACAGTTTTCCCAAAAGGTTTTGGATCGGAAAACAATAATGCATTGAAAATGGCTTTGCCTGGTGAAGGTATTGACGGCATAAAAAAATTTGTTGTTGAAACTGTTATAAAGGCCCAAGGAAAACCATGCCCCCCTGTTGTTGTAGGAGTAGGTGTGGGTGGATCATCCGATATGGCAATGAAAATGGCTAAAAAGGCATTATTAGGCAAATTAGGCCAAAGAAATCAGGACAAACTTATTGCCCAACTAGAAGAAAAAATCTTAGCTGAAATCAACCAATCCGGCATAGGTCCTATGGGATTAGGTGGTAAAACCACCGCACTGGATGTTAAAATATTAACTGCAGATACACATACTGCCGGCCTACCCATAGGTGTTTGCATTCAATGCTGGGCAGATCGTCATGCTACTGCTATTTTAAAACCGTGA
- the porB gene encoding pyruvate synthase subunit PorB, whose amino-acid sequence MKIPEEELLAPGHRGCAGCGATIAVRLALKVLGKNTIAVSATGCLDVITSPYPETSWEIPWIHVAFENAAAVASGIERALKTQGKDDVNVVAFGGDGGTADIGMQALSGAMERGHNLIYICYDNEAYMNTGIQRSGATPYGASTTTSPHGKESFGEDKPKKNVPMIMAAHGVPYVATASIAYPEDFMAKVKKAEETEGPAYIHISQPCTTGWGFDPSKTIELGRLAVETGSWILYEIIDGEFKVTYRPIQRKPVHEYLNAQKRFKHLVDEEKSKIQEYVNQVCMELKI is encoded by the coding sequence ATGAAAATACCTGAAGAAGAATTACTGGCACCAGGACACAGAGGCTGTGCCGGGTGTGGTGCTACCATAGCTGTTAGATTAGCCCTTAAAGTATTAGGAAAAAACACAATTGCAGTTTCTGCAACAGGTTGTTTAGATGTTATAACAAGCCCTTATCCTGAAACTTCTTGGGAAATACCATGGATACATGTAGCTTTTGAAAACGCTGCAGCTGTAGCTTCAGGGATAGAAAGAGCCCTAAAAACCCAGGGTAAAGATGATGTTAATGTAGTCGCCTTTGGGGGCGACGGAGGTACAGCAGACATTGGGATGCAAGCATTATCTGGAGCTATGGAAAGGGGACACAACCTTATCTATATTTGTTACGATAACGAAGCTTACATGAACACTGGAATTCAAAGAAGTGGAGCAACACCTTATGGTGCTTCTACCACCACCTCACCACATGGTAAAGAGAGTTTTGGAGAAGATAAACCAAAGAAAAATGTTCCTATGATCATGGCCGCTCATGGAGTACCTTATGTGGCCACTGCATCTATTGCTTATCCTGAAGATTTTATGGCTAAAGTCAAAAAAGCTGAAGAAACTGAAGGACCTGCCTATATACATATCAGCCAACCATGTACTACCGGTTGGGGTTTCGATCCATCGAAAACTATTGAATTAGGTCGATTAGCCGTGGAAACTGGTTCATGGATCCTATATGAAATTATTGATGGTGAATTTAAAGTAACTTATAGGCCAATCCAAAGGAAACCAGTGCATGAATACTTAAATGCTCAGAAAAGATTCAAACATTTGGTTGATGAAGAAAAATCCAAAATCCAGGAATACGTTAACCAAGTATGTATGGAATTAAAAATATAA
- a CDS encoding DUF2226 domain-containing protein — MWLPTDNPKTMDYSNLKRSHLPEFGYLRVLNLDNEGIIFIKGDLIVGSWCMDVDSLEEFYENNAMKLIKIVSKSNLEVYKTDESLFDTLMELNEECKLSLPIEIDLILNENVSDFSSRESLLSKYRIRVPSEDDVESLLVGYKD, encoded by the coding sequence ATGTGGCTCCCCACTGATAATCCAAAAACTATGGACTACAGTAACTTAAAAAGATCTCATCTTCCAGAATTTGGATATTTGAGGGTTTTAAATCTAGATAATGAAGGAATAATTTTCATTAAAGGTGATTTGATTGTAGGGTCCTGGTGTATGGATGTGGATTCGTTGGAAGAATTTTATGAAAATAATGCCATGAAATTAATTAAAATAGTATCTAAATCGAATTTAGAAGTTTATAAAACAGATGAAAGTTTGTTTGATACTTTGATGGAATTAAATGAAGAATGTAAGCTTTCACTACCTATTGAAATTGATTTAATACTAAATGAAAATGTTTCTGATTTTTCGTCGAGAGAATCATTACTTTCAAAATATCGAATTAGGGTACCATCAGAGGATGATGTAGAAAGTTTATTAGTTGGCTATAAAGATTAG
- a CDS encoding 4Fe-4S dicluster domain-containing protein, with amino-acid sequence MKELVSKPELCNECMKCERNCPQNAIRVISGVPVFCMHCAPERAPCLNICPEDAIEEIDGAIIILKDKCIGCGLCRDACPIGAITMDEKGIAGKCDLCFNLEKPLCVLACPTEALKSDSKELIAGKQDKIAKELERLKNIMKY; translated from the coding sequence ATGAAAGAATTAGTTTCAAAACCAGAACTCTGTAATGAGTGCATGAAGTGCGAAAGAAACTGCCCACAAAATGCCATTAGGGTTATAAGCGGAGTTCCCGTGTTTTGTATGCATTGTGCTCCTGAAAGGGCTCCTTGTTTAAATATCTGTCCAGAAGATGCTATTGAAGAGATAGATGGTGCAATTATCATCTTGAAAGACAAATGCATTGGTTGTGGCCTATGTCGTGATGCCTGCCCCATTGGTGCTATCACCATGGATGAGAAAGGTATCGCCGGAAAATGTGATTTATGTTTCAACCTAGAAAAACCACTTTGTGTCTTAGCGTGCCCAACTGAAGCTCTAAAATCAGATTCTAAAGAGTTAATTGCAGGTAAACAAGATAAAATAGCCAAAGAACTGGAAAGACTAAAAAATATTATGAAATATTAA
- the pstB gene encoding phosphate ABC transporter ATP-binding protein PstB, which yields MNRIEAEDLNVHFDDAHILKDINIKIPKNTVTALIGPSGCGKSTFIRTLNRMNDVIPGFKHEGVVYLDGEDIYDPKVDVVDLRKKVGMVFQKPNPFPKSIFDNVAYGMRVHGIADKEIIRERVEESLKASALWEEVKEKLDKSAMGLSGGQQQRLCIARTIAIQPEVILMDEPCSALDPISTTKIEDLIHKLKDDFTIIIVTHNMQQATRVSKRTSFFLHGEIVESGLTEKLFLEPEDKRTEDYITGRFG from the coding sequence ATGAATAGAATAGAAGCTGAAGATTTAAATGTTCACTTTGACGATGCACATATCTTAAAAGACATAAACATTAAAATTCCAAAAAACACAGTAACAGCCCTCATAGGCCCGTCTGGGTGCGGAAAATCCACATTTATCCGAACTTTAAATAGAATGAATGATGTAATTCCTGGATTTAAACACGAGGGTGTTGTTTATTTAGATGGTGAAGATATTTATGATCCTAAAGTGGATGTGGTGGATTTAAGAAAAAAAGTGGGAATGGTATTTCAAAAACCCAATCCTTTCCCTAAGTCCATCTTCGATAATGTAGCATATGGTATGAGAGTTCATGGAATAGCGGATAAAGAAATTATTCGAGAAAGAGTGGAAGAAAGTTTAAAAGCATCTGCCCTATGGGAAGAAGTGAAAGAAAAGTTAGATAAATCTGCAATGGGTCTTTCTGGTGGACAACAACAAAGATTATGTATAGCAAGAACTATTGCTATTCAACCAGAAGTAATACTTATGGATGAGCCATGTTCTGCATTGGATCCTATTTCCACAACCAAAATAGAAGATTTAATACACAAACTTAAGGATGATTTCACAATAATCATCGTAACTCACAACATGCAACAAGCTACCCGGGTTTCCAAAAGAACTTCTTTCTTTTTGCACGGGGAAATTGTGGAAAGTGGCCTCACTGAAAAACTGTTCTTAGAACCAGAAGATAAAAGAACTGAAGATTATATTACTGGTAGATTTGGGTGA
- the porA gene encoding pyruvate synthase subunit PorA: MVLKVMTANRAVAEAAKLAQPNVIPVYPITPQTSISEYLAQFVADGDIDAEYIMVESEHSAISAAVGASATGVRTFTATSSQGLALMHEILFIAAGLRLPIVMANANRALSAPLSIWNDHQDSISQRDAGWIQIYVENGQEALDSIIRSYKISENSDVLLPSMVCLDGFILTHTVDPVDIPSAEDVKNFLPNYDAQHAFLDPEKPMSIGTLTDPNYYMEARYQMELAMEKSGKVIDKINSEFEEIFGREYQSVNEYYCEDAEIILVAMGSICSTIRDVIDDLRSQGEKVGLLKVRTYRPFPKKMIAEAVKNANKVAVLDKNISFGIGGALYTDIKANIDVETYGFIVGLGGRDITPDHIEDIVKKTRNPTRDITWIGLKEEEV; this comes from the coding sequence ATGGTTCTTAAAGTTATGACCGCTAATAGGGCTGTAGCCGAAGCCGCAAAACTTGCCCAACCGAATGTAATTCCTGTTTATCCAATTACCCCTCAGACAAGCATATCTGAATATTTAGCACAATTCGTTGCTGATGGAGATATTGATGCAGAATATATAATGGTGGAATCTGAACACAGTGCTATAAGTGCAGCAGTAGGTGCTTCTGCAACAGGAGTGCGTACTTTTACTGCAACCTCTTCCCAGGGTTTGGCTTTAATGCACGAAATTTTGTTTATAGCCGCAGGGTTAAGGCTCCCCATTGTGATGGCTAATGCTAACCGAGCACTTTCAGCCCCATTAAGTATCTGGAATGATCATCAAGATTCTATCTCTCAAAGAGATGCAGGGTGGATACAAATTTACGTTGAAAATGGTCAAGAGGCTTTGGACTCAATCATTAGATCATATAAAATTTCTGAAAATAGTGATGTATTACTACCAAGTATGGTCTGTTTGGATGGATTCATATTAACTCACACAGTAGATCCAGTAGACATACCATCAGCAGAAGATGTTAAAAACTTTTTACCAAATTACGATGCGCAACACGCATTTTTAGACCCTGAAAAACCTATGTCCATAGGTACACTCACAGATCCAAATTATTACATGGAAGCAAGGTATCAAATGGAATTGGCTATGGAAAAATCTGGAAAAGTCATTGACAAAATAAATAGCGAATTTGAGGAAATATTCGGACGAGAATATCAGTCTGTGAATGAATATTACTGCGAAGACGCGGAAATTATCTTAGTTGCTATGGGTTCAATATGCAGTACTATCAGAGATGTAATTGATGATCTTAGAAGTCAAGGTGAAAAAGTAGGATTATTAAAAGTGAGAACTTACCGTCCATTCCCTAAGAAAATGATTGCTGAAGCTGTTAAAAACGCCAACAAAGTAGCTGTTTTAGATAAAAACATTAGCTTTGGAATTGGTGGGGCTTTATACACAGATATTAAGGCAAATATTGACGTGGAAACTTATGGATTCATTGTGGGGCTAGGGGGAAGAGATATTACTCCAGACCATATCGAGGACATTGTTAAAAAGACCAGAAATCCTACCAGGGACATTACCTGGATCGGACTAAAGGAGGAGGAGGTCTAA
- a CDS encoding 4Fe-4S dicluster domain-containing protein, which yields MDKIIIQPELCDGCLDCEEACGKLHGASRIMIREIEGSYYPIICQQCEDAPCKTICPTEAIEDKEVQSEKCIGCGLCMMVCPFGAVVLEDRKAQKCHQCPDYDTPSCIKACSKRALTLVDTEKLKLEKQNKHIAKMAGVGKKPKGSDVIHLLTAKTRAKGAFK from the coding sequence TTGGATAAAATAATAATTCAGCCAGAACTTTGTGATGGCTGTTTAGACTGTGAGGAAGCATGTGGAAAGCTCCATGGAGCATCCAGAATTATGATCCGAGAAATTGAAGGATCATATTATCCAATTATCTGTCAACAGTGCGAAGATGCTCCCTGCAAGACTATCTGCCCTACAGAAGCTATTGAAGATAAAGAAGTTCAATCAGAGAAGTGTATTGGATGCGGATTATGCATGATGGTGTGCCCATTTGGTGCAGTGGTTCTGGAAGATCGTAAAGCTCAAAAATGCCATCAATGCCCAGATTATGATACGCCCTCCTGTATTAAGGCTTGTTCTAAAAGAGCCCTTACTTTAGTAGATACTGAAAAGTTAAAACTGGAAAAACAGAACAAACACATAGCAAAGATGGCTGGAGTTGGAAAGAAGCCAAAAGGTTCCGACGTAATCCACCTATTAACTGCTAAAACTCGAGCTAAAGGAGCTTTTAAATAG
- the phoU gene encoding phosphate signaling complex protein PhoU → MEKRYPRILFRKRLKDLRKEVEDVGQRTIQAHKNAVTTFMDYDEKLAEEIIKDSKEIDELVFNLERKCISIIAAEQPVARDLRFIEACIKVGSHLKRIAYLSANIAEASRNLKDEEIPKKPKEDLKHMADFVQMMLSKGIYAFLDQNMDMAKELRHDDDKVDDLFDQALEHITGSMFDDKEAIYYLINLLFVARFLERVGDRAVSIGDRTIFMITCEKP, encoded by the coding sequence ATGGAAAAAAGATACCCGCGGATATTGTTCCGAAAAAGACTCAAGGATTTAAGAAAAGAAGTGGAAGATGTTGGCCAAAGAACCATTCAAGCCCATAAAAATGCAGTTACTACATTTATGGACTATGATGAAAAACTGGCAGAAGAAATTATAAAAGACAGTAAAGAAATTGATGAGTTGGTTTTCAACTTAGAAAGAAAATGTATAAGCATTATTGCTGCCGAACAACCTGTTGCTCGTGATTTAAGGTTTATTGAAGCATGTATAAAAGTAGGCAGTCATCTTAAGAGGATTGCGTATCTTTCAGCGAATATAGCAGAAGCTTCTCGAAATTTAAAAGACGAAGAAATACCTAAAAAACCAAAAGAAGATCTAAAACACATGGCTGATTTTGTTCAGATGATGCTCAGCAAAGGAATCTATGCATTTTTAGATCAAAACATGGACATGGCAAAAGAGCTAAGGCATGATGACGATAAAGTCGATGATCTTTTTGATCAGGCATTAGAACATATAACTGGTAGTATGTTTGATGATAAAGAAGCAATATACTATTTGATTAATCTGCTCTTTGTGGCTAGATTCTTGGAAAGGGTGGGGGACCGTGCAGTTAGTATTGGTGATCGAACTATTTTCATGATAACTTGCGAAAAACCATAA
- the porD gene encoding pyruvate synthase subunit PorD, with translation MEIGGAVKEPGSTRKNKTGSWRTFKPILDKDKCIDCDNCILFCPEGCINKEHDIDYDYCKGCGICAEECPVKAIKMERE, from the coding sequence ATGGAAATTGGAGGAGCTGTCAAAGAACCGGGAAGCACTCGGAAAAACAAGACAGGGAGTTGGAGAACCTTCAAGCCCATTTTAGACAAGGACAAATGTATAGACTGTGATAACTGCATACTATTCTGTCCAGAGGGCTGTATTAATAAAGAACACGACATTGATTATGATTATTGTAAAGGGTGCGGCATATGTGCCGAAGAATGCCCAGTGAAAGCCATAAAAATGGAGAGGGAATAA
- the porC gene encoding pyruvate synthase subunit PorC, with the protein MIEIRFHGRGGQGAVTAAEILAKAAFEDGKYVQAFPFFGVERRGAPVMAFTRIDDKPIRRRYQVYNPDYVVVLDDGLLDVVDVFSGLKNDGVVILNTNKEVPSHEGSETHVIDATGIALEKLGLPIVNTVMLGAFAGATNQVTLDSLIKIIKETFPGKIGSKNADAAEAAYKHVK; encoded by the coding sequence ATGATCGAAATTCGATTTCACGGACGCGGTGGACAGGGCGCAGTTACAGCAGCAGAGATTTTAGCAAAGGCTGCTTTCGAAGATGGCAAATATGTGCAAGCATTTCCATTTTTTGGCGTAGAAAGAAGAGGTGCCCCCGTCATGGCATTTACCCGAATAGACGACAAACCAATCAGGCGAAGATATCAAGTTTATAACCCAGACTACGTTGTAGTTTTAGATGATGGGCTTTTAGATGTAGTAGATGTGTTTTCAGGACTAAAAAATGATGGCGTGGTAATTTTAAACACCAATAAGGAAGTTCCATCACACGAAGGATCAGAAACTCATGTGATAGATGCTACAGGTATTGCACTTGAAAAATTAGGGCTGCCAATTGTGAATACAGTAATGTTAGGAGCATTTGCAGGAGCAACAAATCAAGTGACCCTCGATTCCCTTATAAAAATTATCAAGGAAACTTTTCCTGGTAAAATTGGATCAAAAAATGCTGATGCTGCTGAAGCAGCATATAAACACGTTAAATAA
- the pstA gene encoding phosphate ABC transporter permease PstA, translating into MPFRVISPKNAQKIMKGVFWASGILTIIILIIIIGYILIKGLPVINLEFLIGKPIDSGKAGGIAPMIVSSIYVTLIAGIVAAPLGVGAAVYLAEYAGENNIVKLIRFGAETLASIPSIVFGLFGLSFFVIFLGMGWSLFSGGLVLALMALPTIFQVAEVSIEAVPKSYREGSLALGATKWETIYRVVLPAAIPGITTGVILGMARAISEAAAIMFVVGSALAMPISIFDPGRPLPLHLYVLATEGISMDNAFGTAAVLVILVLVITVVTNTLVERYQKKMMGR; encoded by the coding sequence ATGCCTTTTAGGGTAATTTCTCCAAAAAATGCTCAAAAGATTATGAAAGGGGTTTTCTGGGCATCTGGGATACTAACCATAATAATCTTGATTATTATCATTGGTTATATTTTGATTAAAGGATTGCCTGTAATTAACCTGGAATTTTTAATAGGTAAACCTATTGACTCGGGTAAAGCTGGTGGAATAGCTCCTATGATTGTTTCCAGTATTTACGTTACTCTCATCGCAGGTATTGTAGCTGCACCTCTGGGTGTGGGGGCCGCAGTATATCTGGCAGAATATGCTGGTGAAAATAATATAGTGAAACTCATTCGATTTGGGGCAGAAACTCTGGCTTCCATCCCTTCTATTGTATTCGGGCTATTTGGATTATCATTCTTCGTTATATTTTTGGGAATGGGCTGGTCCCTGTTTTCAGGAGGATTAGTACTGGCACTTATGGCTTTGCCCACTATTTTCCAGGTGGCAGAAGTGTCAATTGAAGCAGTGCCTAAATCTTATCGTGAAGGAAGTTTGGCATTAGGGGCCACTAAGTGGGAAACAATCTATCGGGTAGTTTTACCTGCAGCGATTCCGGGAATCACAACTGGAGTCATATTGGGGATGGCAAGAGCCATATCTGAAGCAGCAGCTATAATGTTTGTAGTCGGGTCTGCCCTGGCAATGCCTATTTCTATATTTGATCCTGGACGGCCTTTACCATTGCATCTCTATGTCCTGGCTACAGAAGGGATTTCTATGGATAATGCATTTGGTACAGCAGCCGTACTGGTTATTTTAGTGCTTGTAATTACAGTAGTCACCAATACTCTGGTAGAACGCTACCAGAAAAAGATGATGGGGCGATAA